The following coding sequences are from one Rathayibacter sp. VKM Ac-2760 window:
- a CDS encoding phosphatase has translation MPLSAAALATILDESLLTGAVLTGRASNLGNLRRLAAREPAHLYGVDVAEHWDVESLLALMGERVGISTDPAFEDGQDRIDAALTVAALDAYRDRFARAVREGALILFATAHPATLLDVYRRLAAAATDAGARVIDVNALPFARPDGIRVTLADEHERLWCTGGVSCAYRGGSLQHTHSAEPMNALLDELEALGIRPDLVVADHGWAGAAGRRGLATIAIADCNDPAVFVAEAQGSIEVVVPIDDGLAVHLYEPVIAYLLDALAATSEPAPTSDS, from the coding sequence ATGCCGCTGTCCGCCGCCGCCCTCGCCACGATCCTCGACGAGTCGCTCCTCACCGGCGCCGTCCTCACCGGCCGCGCGAGCAACCTCGGCAACCTCCGCCGCCTGGCCGCTCGCGAGCCCGCCCACCTCTACGGCGTCGACGTCGCCGAGCACTGGGACGTCGAGAGCCTGCTCGCCCTGATGGGGGAGCGGGTCGGCATCAGCACCGACCCCGCCTTCGAGGACGGGCAGGACCGGATCGACGCCGCGCTCACCGTCGCCGCGCTCGACGCGTACCGCGACCGCTTCGCCCGCGCCGTCCGCGAGGGTGCGCTGATCCTCTTCGCCACCGCGCACCCCGCGACCCTGCTGGACGTCTACCGCCGGCTCGCCGCGGCCGCGACGGACGCGGGTGCCCGGGTGATCGACGTGAACGCCCTCCCGTTCGCGCGCCCCGACGGCATCCGCGTCACCCTGGCCGACGAGCACGAGCGGCTGTGGTGCACCGGCGGAGTCAGCTGCGCCTACCGCGGCGGCAGCCTCCAGCACACCCACTCGGCCGAGCCGATGAACGCCCTGCTCGACGAGCTCGAGGCGCTCGGGATCCGCCCCGACCTCGTCGTCGCCGACCACGGCTGGGCGGGCGCGGCCGGGCGGCGCGGGCTCGCGACGATCGCGATCGCCGACTGCAACGACCCGGCGGTCTTCGTCGCCGAGGCGCAGGGCTCGATCGAGGTGGTCGTGCCGATCGACGACGGGCTCGCCGTGCACCTCTACGAGCCCGTGATCGCCTACCTCCTGGACGCCCTCGCCGCCACCTCCGAGCCGGCTCCGACCTCGGACTCGTAG
- a CDS encoding ROK family protein yields the protein MTQPQDGLLPRFAVGVDIGGTSIKASLVDVTTGERAARRFAVANPAGKEPEDFAAAIAGIVRDVSPIAGTPVGVGFPGIVRGGIVRQTTHVSQRWVGIDAQALLSEATGVDVVVVNDADAAGVAEREFGAMRDREGLCLLTTLGTGIGTALVYEGEVIPNSELGHVHIDGPDFEPRVGFSAVRREGITLEEWAGRLNVYYRHLEMLLSPQLFVIGGAAAHVFDEFARFLDLGTEIVSARFGNDAGFTGAAMVAVSPDRLAPWYRSTRGAHFDPGTPAIAD from the coding sequence GTGACCCAGCCCCAGGACGGCCTTCTGCCGCGCTTCGCCGTCGGCGTCGACATCGGCGGCACCTCGATCAAGGCCTCCCTCGTCGACGTGACCACCGGCGAGCGCGCCGCCCGCCGCTTCGCCGTCGCCAACCCGGCCGGCAAGGAGCCCGAGGACTTCGCCGCCGCCATCGCCGGCATCGTCCGCGACGTCTCGCCGATCGCGGGCACCCCGGTCGGCGTCGGCTTCCCCGGCATCGTCCGCGGCGGCATCGTGCGCCAGACCACCCACGTCTCGCAGCGCTGGGTCGGGATCGACGCGCAGGCCCTGCTGTCCGAGGCGACCGGCGTCGACGTGGTCGTCGTCAACGACGCGGATGCGGCCGGTGTCGCCGAGCGCGAGTTCGGCGCGATGCGCGACCGCGAGGGGCTGTGCCTGCTCACCACGCTCGGCACCGGCATCGGCACCGCGCTGGTCTACGAGGGCGAGGTCATCCCCAACTCCGAGCTCGGCCACGTGCACATCGACGGACCCGACTTCGAGCCGCGCGTCGGCTTCTCCGCCGTCCGCCGCGAGGGCATCACCCTCGAGGAGTGGGCCGGGCGCCTGAACGTCTACTACCGGCACCTCGAGATGCTGCTCTCGCCGCAGCTCTTCGTGATCGGCGGAGCGGCCGCGCACGTCTTCGACGAGTTCGCCCGCTTCCTCGACCTCGGCACCGAGATCGTCTCCGCGCGCTTCGGCAACGACGCCGGCTTCACCGGCGCCGCCATGGTCGCCGTCTCGCCGGACCGCCTCGCCCCCTGGTACCGCTCCACCCGCGGCGCCCACTTCGACCCGGGCACCCCGGCCATCGCCGACTGA
- a CDS encoding glycosyltransferase has protein sequence MPRLSIVSAHTSPLEQPSTGEAGGMNVYLAGVLPELAALGWEVTVLTRGEGEQRLAPGVTVVGVPVEAADKYALAASAPAFAAAAEGADVVHSHYWVSGLAGALTGAPHVHSMHSNSLAKNVRLVPGDVREPEERIRAERSVLASADAVVVAGASERADVVDGYGVEAARVVVVPPGVDARFSPGADERAHEIVLLGRVQPLKGQRLAVQALARIPRAERPLLRLAGGPAPGREGYLEEVRAAVRELGADEWVRFEGVADRARAAVLLREARIALVPSAAETFGLIALEAAASATPVLARRTTGLVDAVRDGESGVLIDSGDPEAWAAEIRRLLADDAERARLGRGGTAWAAAHSWAAAAARLDAVYRGLLRGRADPLLIEQPS, from the coding sequence ATGCCCCGCCTGTCCATCGTCTCGGCGCACACCTCCCCCCTCGAGCAGCCCTCGACCGGCGAGGCGGGCGGGATGAACGTCTACCTCGCCGGGGTGCTGCCCGAGCTCGCGGCACTCGGCTGGGAGGTCACCGTGCTCACGCGCGGCGAGGGCGAGCAGCGCCTCGCGCCGGGGGTGACGGTGGTCGGCGTGCCGGTCGAGGCGGCGGACAAGTACGCGCTCGCCGCCTCCGCCCCCGCGTTCGCCGCGGCGGCCGAGGGCGCGGACGTCGTGCACTCGCACTACTGGGTCTCGGGTCTGGCGGGGGCGCTGACCGGGGCGCCGCACGTGCACTCGATGCACTCGAACTCGCTCGCGAAGAACGTGCGGCTCGTGCCGGGCGATGTGCGGGAGCCGGAGGAGCGGATCCGCGCCGAGCGCTCGGTGCTCGCGTCGGCGGACGCGGTGGTGGTCGCGGGGGCGTCGGAGCGGGCGGACGTCGTCGACGGGTACGGGGTGGAGGCGGCACGGGTGGTCGTCGTGCCGCCGGGGGTGGATGCGCGGTTCTCGCCGGGAGCTGACGAGCGCGCGCACGAGATCGTGCTGCTCGGGCGGGTGCAGCCGCTCAAGGGGCAGCGGCTCGCCGTGCAGGCGCTGGCGCGGATCCCCCGGGCCGAGCGGCCGCTGCTGCGGCTGGCGGGCGGGCCGGCGCCGGGGCGCGAGGGGTACCTCGAGGAGGTGCGCGCCGCGGTGCGAGAGCTCGGCGCGGACGAGTGGGTGCGGTTCGAGGGCGTCGCAGATCGCGCCCGGGCGGCGGTGCTGCTCCGGGAGGCGCGGATCGCGCTGGTGCCCTCGGCGGCGGAGACGTTCGGGCTGATCGCGCTCGAGGCGGCGGCGAGCGCGACGCCCGTGCTGGCGCGGCGGACGACCGGGCTGGTCGACGCGGTGCGCGACGGGGAGAGCGGCGTGCTGATCGACTCGGGCGACCCGGAGGCGTGGGCGGCGGAGATCCGCCGCCTGCTGGCCGACGACGCGGAGCGCGCGCGGCTCGGCCGCGGCGGCACGGCGTGGGCGGCGGCCCACAGCTGGGCGGCGGCGGCGGCGCGGCTCGACGCGGTGTACCGCGGCCTGCTGCGAGGGCGCGCCGACCCCCTGCTGATCGAGCAGCCCTCGTAG
- a CDS encoding DEAD/DEAH box helicase, with the protein MARQSPPEEVLPPSAAPGTEGREPFSEQDVRGLVGSAALDKGVAYADEGRVAELQWFGGRTRLFGQVRGSGRSPYAVSVQLRDEGDHSLLLGGACSCPVKHECKHVAAVLIEALRREREGALSGPFPGETAVDAVPEWRSALAPLLAGAERSHSGIPLGLQFELLPGEPVRRPPGRYNSYRPPPEPRPRLGVRPVRMGDRDRWVRTGTSWRDLGYLHYSHDYDERQIDVVREMQGLLSGHSASSYYSPDTWLYLDQCRSEAIWAALHGAVRAGIGLVMGDRDQSPLRILDTTATASIDVTRTAGGLELRSLVAIGDRPAPEHFGFIGDPAVGLYTWDEGDELRGKAVTLVPFAAPLVSSARTFLWSSEPIRIPEQEESAFLTEHYQRLHRLFDIVSRDGSFEAPPVPEPRLGLTLEHTEGAGLRGSWWWRYGIEGGRGTEAERLPLRLDDESGYRDAEAEQRILDSLAGAGIDPESTPALVSPSSRRLRPTFDLRGMQTVGFLTGEVERLRELGTVEIEEIGQRVEYREAETAPVVAVQTVAQPDSRDWFNLEISVTVNDEAVPLAEIFLALARGDEYMVLPSGVYFALDDERFGRLRELIAEARELSDDPSETLRISRFQSSLWDELVELGVVEAQAAAWRRSVEGLSGFTATGALESRALPEGFAVELRPYQQLGYDWLSFLYDNQLGGVLADDMGLGKTVQSLALVTRVMQEQRAAAASAGTSPRPFLVVAPTSVVPNWVGEAKRFAPGLRVVGVDETSKKKRKALSTMIGEAELVVTSYALFRLDYESYAGIQWSGFLLDEAQFVKNRQSATHQLARRLDVPFKLAITGTPMENNVMELWSLLSIVAPGLFPSPAGFAEYYQKPIERDADTERLSQLRRRIRPLMLRRTKELVATELPPKQEQTIEVELGARQRKVYDTYLARERQRVLGLIGDFEKNRFAIFRALTVLRQVALDAALVDEAHATVPSTKLDLLDELLADALAEGHRVLVFSQFTRFLGRVRGRLDKAGIEYAYLDGATKKRDEVIDRFRSGEAGVFLISLKAGGFGLNLTEADYCILLDPWWNPATESQAVDRAHRIGQTRSVMVYRLVAKDTIEEKVMALKEAKAALFAAVMSDDGAAATGGITAEDVRELLG; encoded by the coding sequence ATGGCCCGCCAGAGTCCCCCCGAAGAGGTGCTGCCCCCGTCGGCCGCGCCCGGGACCGAGGGCCGAGAGCCCTTCAGCGAGCAGGACGTCCGCGGTCTCGTCGGCTCGGCCGCCCTCGACAAGGGCGTCGCCTACGCCGACGAGGGCCGCGTCGCCGAGCTGCAGTGGTTCGGCGGCCGCACCCGCCTCTTCGGCCAGGTCCGCGGCTCCGGCCGCTCGCCCTACGCGGTGAGCGTGCAGCTGCGCGACGAAGGCGACCACTCGCTCCTGCTCGGCGGCGCCTGCAGCTGCCCGGTCAAGCACGAGTGCAAGCACGTCGCCGCGGTGCTGATCGAGGCGCTGCGCCGCGAGCGCGAGGGTGCCCTGAGCGGCCCGTTCCCCGGCGAGACGGCCGTCGACGCGGTCCCGGAGTGGCGCAGCGCGCTCGCCCCGCTGCTGGCCGGCGCCGAGCGCTCGCACTCCGGCATCCCGCTCGGCCTGCAGTTCGAGCTGCTGCCCGGCGAGCCCGTGCGCCGCCCGCCCGGCCGCTACAACAGCTACCGGCCGCCGCCCGAGCCGCGCCCGCGCCTCGGCGTCCGCCCGGTGCGGATGGGCGACCGCGACCGCTGGGTCCGCACCGGCACCAGCTGGCGCGACCTCGGCTACCTGCACTACAGCCACGACTACGACGAGCGCCAGATCGACGTCGTGCGCGAGATGCAGGGCCTGCTCTCCGGGCACAGCGCCTCGAGCTACTACTCGCCCGACACCTGGCTCTACCTCGACCAGTGCCGGAGCGAGGCGATCTGGGCGGCCCTGCACGGCGCCGTCCGCGCGGGCATCGGCCTGGTGATGGGCGACCGCGACCAGTCGCCGCTGCGGATCCTCGACACCACCGCGACCGCGTCCATCGACGTCACCCGCACCGCGGGCGGCCTCGAGCTGCGCTCGCTCGTCGCGATCGGCGACCGCCCGGCGCCCGAGCACTTCGGCTTCATCGGCGATCCCGCCGTCGGCCTCTACACCTGGGACGAGGGCGACGAGCTGCGCGGCAAGGCCGTCACGCTCGTGCCGTTCGCCGCCCCGCTGGTCTCCTCCGCGCGCACCTTCCTCTGGAGCAGCGAGCCCATCCGCATCCCGGAGCAGGAGGAGTCGGCGTTCCTCACCGAGCACTACCAGCGCCTGCACCGCCTCTTCGACATCGTCTCGCGCGACGGCTCCTTCGAGGCGCCGCCCGTCCCCGAGCCCCGGCTCGGCCTGACCCTCGAGCACACCGAGGGCGCGGGCCTGCGCGGCTCCTGGTGGTGGCGCTACGGCATCGAGGGCGGGCGCGGCACCGAGGCCGAGCGCCTCCCGCTGCGGTTGGACGACGAGTCCGGCTACCGCGACGCCGAGGCCGAGCAGCGGATCCTCGACTCGCTCGCCGGCGCCGGCATCGACCCGGAGTCCACGCCCGCCCTGGTCTCGCCCTCGAGCCGACGGCTCCGCCCGACCTTCGACCTGCGCGGCATGCAGACCGTCGGCTTCCTCACCGGCGAGGTCGAGCGCCTGCGCGAGCTCGGCACCGTCGAGATCGAGGAGATCGGCCAGCGCGTCGAGTACCGCGAGGCCGAGACGGCTCCGGTCGTCGCCGTGCAGACCGTCGCCCAGCCCGACAGCCGCGACTGGTTCAACCTCGAGATCTCGGTCACGGTCAACGACGAGGCGGTCCCGCTCGCCGAGATCTTCCTCGCCCTGGCCCGCGGCGACGAGTACATGGTGCTGCCGAGCGGCGTCTACTTCGCCCTGGACGACGAGCGCTTCGGCCGCCTCCGCGAGCTGATCGCCGAGGCGCGCGAGCTCTCCGACGACCCGAGCGAGACGCTCCGGATCAGCCGCTTCCAGTCCTCGCTCTGGGACGAGCTGGTCGAGCTCGGCGTCGTCGAGGCGCAGGCCGCCGCCTGGCGCCGCTCGGTCGAGGGCCTCTCCGGCTTCACCGCGACCGGCGCCCTCGAGTCGCGCGCCCTGCCCGAGGGCTTCGCCGTCGAGCTGCGGCCCTACCAGCAGCTCGGCTACGACTGGCTCTCCTTCCTCTACGACAACCAGCTCGGCGGCGTCCTCGCCGACGACATGGGCCTCGGGAAGACGGTCCAGTCGCTCGCGCTGGTCACCCGGGTGATGCAGGAGCAGCGCGCGGCCGCCGCGAGCGCCGGCACCTCGCCGCGTCCGTTCCTCGTCGTCGCCCCGACGAGCGTCGTGCCCAACTGGGTCGGCGAGGCCAAGCGCTTCGCACCGGGCCTGCGCGTGGTCGGCGTCGACGAGACCTCGAAGAAGAAGCGCAAGGCGCTGTCGACGATGATCGGCGAGGCCGAGCTGGTCGTCACCTCCTACGCCCTGTTCCGCCTCGACTACGAGTCCTACGCCGGCATCCAGTGGTCGGGCTTCCTGCTCGACGAGGCGCAGTTCGTCAAGAACCGCCAGTCGGCCACCCATCAGCTCGCGCGGCGCCTCGACGTGCCGTTCAAGCTCGCCATCACGGGCACCCCGATGGAGAACAACGTGATGGAGCTGTGGTCGCTGCTCTCGATCGTCGCTCCGGGCCTCTTCCCCTCGCCGGCCGGCTTCGCCGAGTACTACCAGAAGCCGATCGAGCGCGACGCCGACACCGAGCGCCTCAGCCAGCTGCGCCGCCGGATCCGCCCGCTGATGCTCCGCCGCACCAAGGAGCTCGTCGCCACCGAGCTGCCGCCCAAGCAGGAGCAGACCATCGAGGTCGAGCTCGGCGCGCGCCAGCGCAAGGTCTACGACACCTACCTGGCGCGCGAGCGGCAGCGCGTGCTCGGCCTGATCGGCGACTTCGAGAAGAACCGCTTCGCGATCTTCCGCGCGCTCACCGTGCTCCGCCAGGTCGCGCTCGACGCGGCCCTGGTCGACGAGGCGCACGCGACCGTGCCGTCGACCAAGCTCGACCTGCTCGACGAGCTGCTCGCCGATGCGCTCGCCGAGGGCCACCGGGTGCTGGTGTTCAGCCAGTTCACCCGATTCCTCGGCCGGGTGCGCGGGCGCCTGGACAAGGCGGGCATCGAGTACGCCTACCTCGACGGCGCGACGAAGAAGCGCGACGAGGTGATCGACCGCTTCCGCTCCGGCGAGGCGGGCGTCTTCCTCATCTCGCTCAAGGCGGGCGGCTTCGGCCTCAACCTCACCGAGGCCGACTACTGCATCCTGCTCGACCCGTGGTGGAACCCGGCGACCGAGTCGCAGGCCGTGGACCGCGCCCATCGCATCGGCCAGACCCGCTCGGTGATGGTCTACCGCCTCGTCGCGAAGGACACCATCGAGGAGAAGGTGATGGCGCTCAAGGAGGCGAAGGCCGCCCTGTTCGCGGCCGTCATGTCCGACGACGGCGCGGCGGCGACCGGCGGCATCACCGCGGAGGACGTCCGGGAGCTGCTGGGCTGA